A genomic segment from Colletotrichum higginsianum IMI 349063 chromosome 5, whole genome shotgun sequence encodes:
- a CDS encoding Smr domain-containing protein: MARYNNDVRAWAEFPLLDPTVVIAIASEVDLHDASQLGEVRGMLQTLAQNVLVEEASGFNASGVPDTSGSIDGAADAQDGSTNTTEGLQPKDSDSFRTALTSPPPSEPDYDVPRIKTFDGDSDQEKALQLQEMFSDLKMHDVNFALKKAQGDFQTALETLLNIQFLESIGERPKGIDGFFQSEISQKPSGKRKGKGKKRRDLRTDLSSSSSSTPEASPVNVDNERIERILFIVEKLELPFEEVSDVFDAHKGSMELTIIEFLDRYIKQGVGVWTAEDDYRKQRVQELKKQYRHIPEHYLPPLDEVTRGDHQWTEEVAVLLNRYFGKLPAKRLEISYKLAPLTSTELEGSSEGWQKVPSPKTSVMSPTGHTLSTPALSGHLSTTPLSYRQAMDTASVYREASNHSYSSAGQVYKKGHLYRQAAGYYAERGREEARSFAKAKSVAADIHVASTSSANEIDLHGVEVADGVRIARERVWDWWNNLGEYRARKAQEGFTIVTGRGLHSAGGVSRLRQGVIAALVNDGWKVSIGTGSYRVTGRR, translated from the exons ATGGCTCGCTACAACAACGACGTTCGCGCCTGG GCCGAGTTCCCGCTCTTGGACCCAACAGTCGTTATCGCAATCGCGAGTGAGGTGGACCTCCACGATGCAAGTCAGCTTGGCGAAGTCCGAGGCATGCTGCAGACCCTCGCGCAGAATGTCTTGGTCGAGGAGGCAAGCGGTTTCAATGCCAGTGGTGTCCCTGATACCTCCGGGTCCATCGATGGGGCAGCCGACGCGCAGGATGGCTCTACCAACACCACCGAGGGGCTGCAACCAAAAGATTCCGATTCTTTTAGAACGGCGCTGACGAGCCCGCCACCCTCGGAACCTGATTATGATGTCCCACGCATCAAGACATTTGACGGAGACTCGGACCAAGAGAAGGCTCTGCAGCTCCAAGAAATGTTTTCCGACCTGAAGATGCATGACGTGAACTTTGCTCTCAAGAAAGCCCAGGGTGACTTCCAAACAGCCCTGGAGACCTTGCTGAACATCCAATTCCTCGAGTCCATCGGCGAGAGACCTAAGGGCATTGATGGCTTCTTCCAGTCTGAAATCTCACAGAAGCCTTctggaaaaagaaagggcAAGGGGAAGAAACGAAGGGACCTGCGCACGGATTTGTCGTCGAGCTCCAGCAGCACTCCAGAGGCCTCGCCCGTGAACGTAGACAATGAGA GAATCGAAAGGATTCTTTTCATCGTGGAAAAGCTTGAGTTACCTTTTGAAGAGGTGTCAGACGTCTTCGACGCACACAAAGGGTCAATGGAGCTTACCATCATCGAATTCCTGGACCGGTACATCAAGCAAGGTGTTGGGGTATGGACCGCCGAAGACGATTACCGCAAGCAACGTGTTCAAGAGCTCAAGAAGCAATACCGGCATATCCCCGAGCACTATCTTCCCCCTCTCGACGAAGTCACGCGTGGCGACCATCAATGGACCGAAGAGGTTGCTGTCTTGTTGAACCGCTACTTCGGCAAGCTGCCGGCAAAGCGTCTGGAAATTAGCTACAAACTCGCGCCTCTGACGAGCACCGAGCTGGAGGGTTCGTCGGAAGGCTGGCAAAAAGTGCCCTCACCCAAGACATCGGTCATGTCGCCAACTGGGCATACGCTCAGCACGCCCGCCCTCTCTGGCCATCTTTCAACCACACCCCTTTCTTATCGGCAAGCAATGGACACGGCGAGCGTATATCGCGAGGCCAGCAACCACTCGTACAGCAGCGCGGGGCAAGTGTACAAGAAAGGACATCTCTACAGACAGGCAGCAGGATACTATGCTGAGCGTGGACGTGAGGAGGCGCGCAGTTTTGCCAAGGCCAAGAGTGTTGCTGCCGACATACATGTTGCGAGCACCAGCTCGGCCAACGAGATCGACCTCCACGGCGTTGAggttgccgacggcgtccgaATCGCGCGGGAACGCGTCTGGGACTGGTGGAACAACCTGGGAGAGTAcagggcgaggaaggccCAGGAGGGCTTCACGATTGTTACGGGCCGGGGCCTCCATAGTGCCGGAGGTGTCTCACGACTGCGACAGGGTGTTAttgccgccctcgtcaaCGATGGGTGGAAAGTGTCGATTGGGACTGGAAGCTATCGGGTAACGGGTCGCCGGTAG